The genomic interval CTGACCTCCCACACTGCTCCAGCACCTTCCCTCTTATTGACCTCGTTTGGTTCACTCTCGGTGCACCaacaaaagcaaacaaacatttcCTCTCAACTCTTCTCATCCTTTCTTGCCATTCCACAACCTCTTTTTCACTGCATGGATGGAAGTACGTAGGATATGGTACTCCAAAATCATTACTGTGCCATGGACTGGACTCTATAACTAAAACACTCATGTTTTTGACTTCAGGTAGTAACAAGAGCTTATTACCCCAGTCTTTGTCTTCATCTGTTAATCTTCTGAAATCCCATGTTATCCTCCCTGCAACCAAGAAATGGTCTTTTCCTCCCATGTTTGTCCACTCTGGTTTGGTCTTCAACCAGTTGATGAGATCCAGTGATGCTGAGTCACGTACCGAGACGTTGAATGATCCCCAGAGATAACGAGCCACGTCTAAGCCTGCATAGAATGGGACGTAGATGGCTGAAGCCATGGATGAGTTGGAGGTTAAACAAGAGTAGTGTTTCATTTTGTTGTGAAAGATGATGTCAAGAGAGAACTGGTTGGTCCGGTACCATCTTGGTTTGTTGTTGAGTGGTGGACCGATGCCGGAGTTGGACGTGAACCGGCACATGTCAGTCCATTGACTTAAGGTTTGACAATGAGTTAGCATGTCAGAGTTGAACCGTGGTGGGAGGTCGTGCATGTAGATGTACTTGCCGGAGCAACGGTCAACGGTTGGTTTTTCCGGTGAGGTTGTCGGAGATGAAGAAGGGTTGATGTTGAAGAGAGTTGTTAGTGTGAAAATGATGGTGATTGAGAGAAGAGACCAGCACCGGCGTTGACTCCGGCGTTTGGTGTGATTCATTTGGAGATGTTTATTGTGGAGTGAAATGAAGGTGGGATATATTTGGTTCCTTAATTTGTTGGAATATAATGGAAAGCATGGAAGGGTTCAATTGTGGTGTATGTTTGAACTTTGAATGAGAAATTTAAGGAGGAGGATGAGACGTCTCGTTTTCTAATGGCGTGTTGGTTTTTGTTCTCTATTTGGTGTGCCAAAAGGGGAATGTCACTGATTTTTAGCTTTGTTTCTCTATTTGGATTGAATACTTCTAAATATACGTGCTAAAATTTATTGACattcatttaaattttagaattatttatgtatataatttttaattttaccaataaatcatatttatcgataaataaataaaaatataataaaattattttgaaattcaaatagtTAGCAacgtatttttaaattttttgggagaaaaaaattatgatttaagtTTGAATTCATATAGAAGTAATAGTTCCATGGAAGTTTAAACTCCTTTATGAATTTCAACAATTCAAGATGAGGGTATGTGATTTTTGTAGTTCacagaattttatatattttttaacaaaaatttgtcACAATAGAACCATCCTAGATGGAAAGaatctaataatatttttaatataattgattatttttataggtGAGACTTACATAGTAGcaacataaaaatatagataaagaaTATTGAatattcttctttaatttagCATGCCACTTACTatccttgtatatatatatatatatgtgtgtgtgtgtgtgtaaaataGAGTCTGCAATAGTCCTAGCGATATCAAAATCTACTAATATCCCAAAAAACAAGGGCTTCATATATAATAGAatttacaaatcaaatcaatacacaataaaatttataaagataaaagCGACCATATCTAGACATGatattaaaaacacaatatCTACATCTATCTAAACCTCAACCTCTCCCAtcctttctcttttattttttcatctcTACAAAGTCTGTCGTCGGCAAGGAcgtattgtatatataataaagtcTACAATGAACCTTTGATCCAATGGTCTTAGAAATATCAAAATCTACCGATGTTTCTAAAATAAGTGGGCTCTATATATAATAGAGTCCACAAAGCAAATCACTGAACaataaagattataaaaataaaaaagaaccacATCTAGACATGATAAAAAACAGAAGCAATCacatttaaacattaattaaaacagAAAATTTACATACACATCAACTCTCATTTAGTAAAatcctaaaaaaagaaaagaaaaaccatatttcattcataaaaacaaatcaaaacaattttattttgtttacactCAGCAAGTCCAATAAACATATAATTGAGGCGACCCCACACCCAAAATCTTAGTCCAAAAACACGGACCTATTTTTTAGTCCTCTCTTTTCTCCtccatttttataattattattattatatatatatatatatatgaatttatatcCTCTACGAACGTCTATAGATAAATTATCAACTGTTTGATCACGATCCAACGCTCGACATTGATAAACAGTATTACTGTTTAGTATATTGTTCTAAACTGTGATTACTGTACATATTTCTGTAGTTATTACTGTTCATCAATGTTAGCAGTTGGATCGAGATCCAATAGCTGATAATAGAcatccataaattttttttaatctatgatcatactatatatatatatatatataaacttaattaagtaattaattaaaaattaaaaaattattaattaatcctTAATTCCCTCCCATTAATCTCTCCCTCCCTCCCGTTCCCAAACCGAACACCCTCCTCTCGATCCCACCCCCCGTCCACACTCGCCGAGAGACAAGGGAACGAATGCGTTCTTGAGAGAAGCTTTCTCTTCTCCGCCGGGGCCGAAGGGCGGTCATGGAGGCCAGCAATCCAGCCCCGCCGAAGCTTGGGTACCATCTCGAGATCAATCCCACGGCTCCGGCAGCTCACCATCCAAAGCCACAGTCTTCATCGTCGAGGGATTTCCAGCCCTTTGGGAGATGGATCCCTTGGCTTGTACCCTCCTTCGTTGTCGCCAATGTCGTCCTCTTCGTCATCACAATGTATGTCAATGACTGCCCTGAGAATTCCCCTTCATGCTTTGCTGGATTCCTTGGCAGGTTCTCCTTTCAGCCTCTCAAAGAGAACCCTCTCATTGGCCCTTCCTCCTCCGCGTATGTTTCTCTTGTTTATTTCGTCTTATCTTATGTTCTCTCGGTGGTGTTTAGTGTCAGAAAATTCATTGGTgatgtcttttctttttggttctttgaatctaattgtttttattaattgatgatcCCAAAACGTTTAAGAGTTTGTCGATAGTATTGTCTCCAATTGTAGATATAATTTAGAAAGGACAAAAGATGGAATGAGATTTTCTTCATTGCATTATGCTTGTGATTTCTACTATTCTCTTGGTATTTTGCTGGCCTGCTGATTCTTATGCTGTGCTGATTCCTAAACTGAATTCACTGAGTGTAATTAACTGATGGCTATGTTTTCAAGTGCATGTAGAAAAAATCTCTTTTGTGATAAATTGAAACTGAAGTCGGGGACATTCGCTTCATCATTATGGCATGTAGAATGTAAGCTCAAGTTTTCCCGTATTCCTTCGTCAATATTGGTTATTTTGGTTGCAGTCCAACAATTCTAAATTGGAAACATTAGCTTCAACATTATAACATGCAGAATGTAGCTTAATTTATGGTTTGAACTATGGTGTGACTGAACTCGCCCATTCATTCCTTCATTTGGATTGTAAGATTGTTTGTTTCAAGTGTGGTTCAACTATCAGGTACTTTGTTTTCTGagttgtgtgtgtttttaattCATCAGGCTTGAGAAGATGGGGGGTTTAGATGTTCAGAAAGTGGTTGGTGAGCATCAAGGTTGGCGCCTAGTTGTTTGCATTTGGCTACATGCTGGTGTTGTCCATATATTTGCCAATATGTTGAGTCTTCTATTTATTGGAATTCGTCTTGAACAAGAATTTGGATTTGGTATGCAGCAGTTATTTTGTAGCTTGATTTCCTTTTCATGTTGGATGCAAATTCAAAATCAGAATGATCTCTTAAATGCCGTATATGATCTTTATGATGCTTTTTTCCTCcgcattaaataataaaatgtttttgaaTGCATTTAGTACAGTTACCTATTTATAGACAAACAGGGTGTATATCTGTGTATACTTCAAAGAGTTAatctaaatttgaagttttattttttaaatttctaactATGATATATGCCAAATAGCAATGCTGGCCTAAGGTTTTGCACCAATATCACGACATAAAATTTAGCTCATCATGTCATCTGGTCTGTTGCTTGGTATCTTGTTTATCTGATGATGGCCTTCagcatttttgttttattgttgtgACAGTTGATTAGCTATACCTTTATAATATTGATGTTTGAAGCCTGTTGCTTTTTACATTTCATCATTCTGAGCTGCATCATTTTATGAATAATAGCTACTTGGCTGGAGAAATTTGCGCATGTAATCTGTCTAAACTTTAATATTGGTTTTGCTTGCAGTGAGAATTGGGCTATTGTATGTCATCTCCGGGTTTGGTGGGAGCTTGATGTCTTCTCTCTTTAGTCAGACAACCATAGGAGTTGGTGCTTCTGGCGCTCTTTTTGGATTACTAGGAGGCATGCTTTCAGAACTTATAATGAATTGGACAATATATGCAAATAAGGTCttaaaaatttaacttcatCAGTCTGCAAGTTAGTACATATCAtacctttattattttttgcttgcTTGATTAGACCAtctaattgttttctttgttttcagcTTGCAGCATTGTTGACCCTTATTCTTGTTATAGCCATTAACTTGGCTGTTGGAATCCTCCCCCATGTCGACAACTTTGCTCATATTGGAGGATTTGTTTCAGGATTTCTTCTTGGGTTTGTAATTTTGATCCGTCCTCAATTTGGATGGGTTAGTAAGAAGCACACTCCTCTTGGTTATCCTGCTGGTCCAGTTAAGcgcaaacacaagatttatcAGTATATCTTGTGGATATTTGCTGCCATCCTGCTTACTTTCGGGTATGTTGCTGAAGATTCATTTCATATAATTTGACCAGTTTTGAGGCTTTCCTTTGTCTCCCCTATTGTGCTGCATGGAGGCTGATGCACATACTCATGCATTTACTATACACACAATGTCATTTAGTTCTGCTTTAATCAAAGTAACATACTCTGATTCTATCTTCATCTCATTGTATTAGGACTCTAATTTGGCCATAGATTAAAGTCTATTTCTGCACAATGCATTTGTGgatgtttgttatttttcactttttaatcACGCATAAATTCAATTTCTCATTCTACACACCAGCTTTTGCATGGTCTCATTTTTCAAAGCGTGGAGAAACAATTAACCGACAATTCACAGGCTGTAACATGTGAGATCCAACAAATAATGACTGATGTCCCattgcatgtattttgtcaATATTTGCATGCTTTCATAGATTGATGGATTGATGGATTGATGTTTCCTCTGCTCTTCACTTTTGATAGTGCATGATCAGATTTTCATGTGGCAATAACTCATAGTAAATTTGACGACATTCTATATTTGCAGGTTCACAGTTGCGCTTATTATGCTTTTCAGAGGCTTCAATGCAAATGACCATTGCTCATGGTGCCACTATTTGACCTGCATCCCAACCTCAAAATGGAGCTGCAAGCCAAAAGTCCATTATTGCACAGTAAGACAATTTTTGCACACTCCTACGTATAGAAATGATGTTATATACCACTCCagttcattgttatttttattattattttcgtcTGTTTGTTGGCTACTACATACAACTAACTAATCACTTATGATTATCATCACATTCTGCAGACAATTCAGAGTGCAACACAATTGAACTTAACTTGTCAAGGTAATGGAAAAACCCAAAGTTACTCATTATCTAACGCAACCGAAATCCAGATACAAGATCTCTGCCGCTTACTCTGCACCTGATGAAAATTCCTGGTTCCTTTCTCATCTTTATGTTTGAATAGAACCACACAAGCTTTACAAGCTTTTCTTGTCATGTTTTGTGCTTCAATGAATTATAATTCACATTGGTTTCCTTATCAGAGTTcctgtaaagaaaaaaaaaaaaagaaacagtaCTTGAATCATTTGCAGGTGCTTCAGGACACCATTAATATCCATACACCAGCTTTAATCATGCCCATCCATAACCATCAGAAGTTGTCTCTgttcttttctattattattattataatgtgtACATaggaatgcaaaaacaaaaggcTGAAATATAAGACCGACCGGTCAATGCAAAGATGCAGGCTTCTTgttctcttgttttttgtttttatatttttcttgcaaTAAATATGTAGCTTTTAATCCTTGGGTCCTG from Dioscorea cayenensis subsp. rotundata cultivar TDr96_F1 chromosome 7, TDr96_F1_v2_PseudoChromosome.rev07_lg8_w22 25.fasta, whole genome shotgun sequence carries:
- the LOC120264936 gene encoding RHOMBOID-like protein 1 isoform X3, translating into MEASNPAPPKLGYHLEINPTAPAAHHPKPQSSSSRDFQPFGRWIPWLVPSFVVANVVLFVITMYVNDCPENSPSCFAGFLGRFSFQPLKENPLIGPSSSALEKMGGLDVQKVVGEHQVRIGLLYVISGFGGSLMSSLFSQTTIGVGASGALFGLLGGMLSELIMNWTIYANKLAALLTLILVIAINLAVGILPHVDNFAHIGGFVSGFLLGFVILIRPQFGWVSKKHTPLGYPAGPVKRKHKIYQYILWIFAAILLTFGFTVALIMLFRGFNANDHCSWCHYLTCIPTSKWSCKPKVHYCTTIQSATQLNLTCQGNGKTQSYSLSNATEIQIQDLCRLLCT
- the LOC120264936 gene encoding RHOMBOID-like protein 1 isoform X1, with amino-acid sequence MEASNPAPPKLGYHLEINPTAPAAHHPKPQSSSSRDFQPFGRWIPWLVPSFVVANVVLFVITMYVNDCPENSPSCFAGFLGRFSFQPLKENPLIGPSSSALEKMGGLDVQKVVGEHQGWRLVVCIWLHAGVVHIFANMLSLLFIGIRLEQEFGFVRIGLLYVISGFGGSLMSSLFSQTTIGVGASGALFGLLGGMLSELIMNWTIYANKLAALLTLILVIAINLAVGILPHVDNFAHIGGFVSGFLLGFVILIRPQFGWVSKKHTPLGYPAGPVKRKHKIYQYILWIFAAILLTFGFTVALIMLFRGFNANDHCSWCHYLTCIPTSKWSCKPKVHYCTTIQSATQLNLTCQGNGKTQSYSLSNATEIQIQDLCRLLCT
- the LOC120264936 gene encoding RHOMBOID-like protein 1 isoform X2, producing MEASNPAPPKLGYHLEINPTAPAAHHPKPQSSSSRDFQPFGRWIPWLVPSFVVANVVLFVITMYVNDCPENSPSCFAGFLGRFSFQPLKENPLIGPSSSALEKMGGLDVQKVVGEHQGWRLVVCIWLHAGVVHIFANMLSLLFIGIRLEQEFGFVRIGLLYVISGFGGSLMSSLFSQTTIGVGASGALFGLLGGMLSELIMNWTIYANKLAALLTLILVIAINLAVGILPHVDNFAHIGGFVSGFLLGFVILIRPQFGWVSKKHTPLGYPAGPVKRKHKIYQYILWIFAAILLTFGFTVALIMLFRGFNANDHCSWCHYLTCIPTSKWSCKPKVHYCTTIQSATQLNLTCQGNPTNQHS
- the LOC120265492 gene encoding xyloglucan galactosyltransferase KATAMARI1 homolog — encoded protein: MNHTKRRSQRRCWSLLSITIIFTLTTLFNINPSSSPTTSPEKPTVDRCSGKYIYMHDLPPRFNSDMLTHCQTLSQWTDMCRFTSNSGIGPPLNNKPRWYRTNQFSLDIIFHNKMKHYSCLTSNSSMASAIYVPFYAGLDVARYLWGSFNVSVRDSASLDLINWLKTKPEWTNMGGKDHFLVAGRITWDFRRLTDEDKDWGNKLLLLPEVKNMSVLVIESSPWHSNDFGVPYPTYFHPCSEKEVVEWQERMRRVERKCLFAFVGAPRVNQTRSIRGKVLEQCGRSEKCALVRCAGSDGGNHQSEYCHEPERVMEVFERSVFCLQPQGDSYTRRSAFDAMVAGCVPVFFHPGSAYVQYGWHLDGDYRKYSVFISEEDVRDEKVGIEEVLGGIQMEDVERMREEVIGMIPRLVYGDLRCEGIESKDAFDLAVEGVVNRVGRVRRGIEDGGRVHEWDHFF